One Bacillus solimangrovi genomic window, TTTTATTGTATACTATCAATAATGTTAATCTTATCAAATTTTTAGATAAAGAGAGTTGTGCTGAACGGGGACAGGGAGGAAAATCTCATGTACAACATTAAATTATTTCACTTAGAAACAGAGTACAATGAGTCCATTAAAAGTTGGGTAAAAGAAGAGTTAACAGACCAATGTAGAATTATTGAAGATGAAGGAAAAGGGCTTCAGGTTGATATTGTTATCGCTCAAATTTCAACACCATTTGATTGGGTAAAAGTCAATCGGCTTCGAAAGAAACATTTACAGTCAAAAATATTTGTAATAATGAATAATGACATGGTTTATACATCACCGATTGCAGTAGAGTTAAATGTTCATACATTACAAGTTACTCCATTAAGAAAAAATTTAATGATTCGTGCTCTTCACACAGCAATGGATGAATTGAATGATTTACCAATTGTTAGAGAGACATTTTTACGTAGATTAATGTATGGAGAAATTAAGACACAAGAAGAACTTGAACAGTACAAACGTATTGCAAAATTTGATAATATTCCAAATGTACTATGTCTCCTTCAAGGAAATGAAAGTGCGCAAGCATTCATAGAAAATGAGGAAGGACAACGCATCTTACGTTCACATGTGCGTTCTGTCATCAAAAATCATCTTTCTCATTGGATTAATGATGTTTCTTATGTCTCATTTAGTAAATATTTTGCAGTCATGTTCCA contains:
- a CDS encoding helix-turn-helix domain-containing protein, whose protein sequence is MYNIKLFHLETEYNESIKSWVKEELTDQCRIIEDEGKGLQVDIVIAQISTPFDWVKVNRLRKKHLQSKIFVIMNNDMVYTSPIAVELNVHTLQVTPLRKNLMIRALHTAMDELNDLPIVRETFLRRLMYGEIKTQEELEQYKRIAKFDNIPNVLCLLQGNESAQAFIENEEGQRILRSHVRSVIKNHLSHWINDVSYVSFSKYFAVMFHIPFIYKSIREWDQLNHHLLKLIDEIHKEYGITLHVGVGSVYNNPLCLNKPYQEAKKALNHSLTDGKLLCFYEELTKDQNLQKCIEYISNYYHEDLSIKKVANKVHLSHTYFSRLFKKELGISFVEYVTNIRIKRAKWLLSHTNDTIEAIAAQVGFNTPNYFSSIFKKHVGVSPSEYREAHIITVND